The Citrifermentans bemidjiense Bem genome window below encodes:
- a CDS encoding precorrin-8X methylmutase — MSVHMRPEEIEAESFRIIEEELGHHDWSAQDWPLVRRAIHTSADFDYARNMFIAKGAVDSGIAALKAGCGIVTDTTMIISGMSKERLKQFGVLVSCYVADPQVAKDAKAQLITRSIVAMRKGARDPKNGIFVIGNAPTALYELIRLIREERVRPRLIVALPVGFVGAAESKEALKELAKDFPELPFITNTGRKGGSNVAAAVMNAILIQAESSL; from the coding sequence ATGTCGGTGCACATGCGCCCCGAGGAGATCGAGGCGGAGTCTTTCCGGATCATCGAAGAGGAGTTGGGGCACCATGACTGGTCGGCGCAGGATTGGCCGCTGGTGCGCCGCGCCATCCACACCAGCGCCGACTTCGATTACGCCCGCAACATGTTTATCGCCAAAGGTGCCGTGGATAGCGGCATCGCGGCCCTGAAGGCCGGCTGCGGCATAGTCACCGACACCACGATGATCATCTCGGGTATGAGCAAAGAGCGGCTCAAGCAGTTCGGCGTGCTGGTGTCGTGCTACGTCGCGGACCCGCAGGTCGCCAAGGACGCCAAGGCGCAGCTGATCACCCGCTCCATCGTCGCCATGCGCAAGGGGGCGCGGGATCCCAAAAACGGCATCTTCGTGATCGGCAACGCGCCGACCGCACTCTACGAGCTGATCCGGCTCATCCGCGAGGAAAGGGTGAGGCCCAGGCTGATCGTGGCGCTCCCGGTTGGATTCGTCGGCGCGGCCGAGAGCAAGGAAGCCCTGAAGGAACTGGCTAAGGATTTTCCTGAGCTTCCCTTCATCACCAACACCGGCCGCAAGGGGGGCTCCAACGTCGCCGCGGCAGTGATGAACGCAATTCTGATTCAGGCTGAAAGCTCCCTCTAG
- a CDS encoding endonuclease domain-containing protein has product MVRPYGHQLKGASRKLRKQMTDAEQLLWSHLRGKQLLGIQFNRQKLLGPYVVDFYAAAALLGWLRWMVASTFRRSMANRMRRAICFFKNRG; this is encoded by the coding sequence TTGGTTAGACCATACGGCCACCAGTTGAAGGGGGCATCCCGCAAACTGCGCAAGCAGATGACAGATGCTGAGCAATTGCTGTGGTCTCATTTACGGGGCAAGCAACTCCTCGGAATCCAGTTCAACCGGCAGAAGCTGTTGGGACCTTATGTCGTTGATTTCTATGCTGCCGCCGCGCTGCTGGGTTGGTTGAGGTGGATGGTAGCCAGCACCTTCAGAAGGAGCATGGCAAACAGGATGCGGCGCGCGATTTGTTTCTTCAAGAACAGGGGGTGA
- the aroF gene encoding 3-deoxy-7-phosphoheptulonate synthase has product MIVVMKAGAAKKERDAVTKRIKELGYTPHIIHGTTRDVIGAVGDERGKSVLQTLESMQGVESVVPILQPYKLASKEVKKEASIVRISDTLAIGGKELVVMAGPCSVENEEQIIESAIAVKAAGAQMLRGGAFKPRTSPYSFQGLEEEGLKLLAKARETTGLPFVTEVIDPDSVDLVASYSDMLQIGARNSQNFALLKKVGQIDKPILLKRGMSMTIQEFLMSAEYIMSEGNQSVILCERGIRTFETATRNTLDLSAIPVLKSKTHLPIVIDPSHGTGNYHYIAPMSFAAVAAGADGLIIEVHPDPEKASSDGPQSLKPKKFQALMGKLRLFAEAADKTLGA; this is encoded by the coding sequence ATGATCGTAGTCATGAAAGCAGGAGCGGCCAAAAAAGAACGCGATGCGGTAACCAAGAGGATCAAGGAACTGGGGTACACCCCGCACATCATCCATGGCACCACCCGCGACGTCATCGGCGCAGTCGGCGACGAGCGTGGCAAGAGCGTCTTGCAGACGCTGGAGTCGATGCAGGGGGTCGAGAGCGTCGTCCCCATCCTGCAGCCCTACAAGCTCGCCTCCAAGGAAGTTAAGAAAGAGGCGAGCATCGTCCGCATCTCCGACACCCTCGCCATCGGCGGCAAGGAACTGGTGGTGATGGCGGGGCCCTGCTCCGTCGAAAACGAAGAGCAGATCATCGAGTCGGCCATCGCCGTCAAGGCGGCCGGCGCCCAGATGCTGCGCGGCGGCGCCTTCAAGCCCCGCACCTCCCCCTACTCCTTCCAGGGGCTCGAGGAAGAAGGGCTGAAGCTTTTGGCAAAAGCCAGGGAGACAACCGGCCTTCCCTTCGTCACCGAAGTGATCGATCCCGATTCCGTCGATCTCGTCGCCTCCTACTCCGACATGCTCCAGATCGGGGCGCGCAACTCCCAGAACTTTGCCCTGCTGAAGAAGGTCGGGCAGATCGACAAGCCGATCCTCTTGAAGCGCGGCATGTCCATGACCATCCAGGAGTTCCTGATGAGCGCCGAGTACATCATGAGCGAGGGGAACCAGTCCGTCATTCTCTGCGAGCGCGGCATCAGGACCTTCGAGACCGCCACCAGGAACACCCTCGACCTCTCCGCCATTCCCGTTTTGAAGTCGAAGACGCATCTTCCCATCGTCATCGACCCCTCCCACGGCACCGGCAATTACCACTACATAGCGCCCATGTCCTTCGCCGCGGTAGCCGCAGGCGCCGACGGACTCATCATCGAAGTGCATCCGGATCCGGAGAAGGCATCCTCCGACGGACCCCAGTCGCTCAAGCCGAAGAAGTTCCAGGCATTGATGGGCAAGCTGCGGCTCTTCGCGGAAGCCGCGGACAAAACACTCGGCGCGTAG
- a CDS encoding bifunctional cobalt-precorrin-7 (C(5))-methyltransferase/cobalt-precorrin-6B (C(15))-methyltransferase: protein MPQQKIYLVGAGIEGWEGFGKQALEVIEGAQVLIGHKRLLDIFPEFKGEKRLLDDLSITLEYLKTTDKRAVVLGSGDPNFFGIARFLLRNLPKDRVEIYPNVTSVQYAFARIKEPWDDATFVSVHGRGIKPALDRIIASEKIAILTDSVNTPAVLARELIARGAEGYEAWVCEDLGLASEKFTKTDVKGLAELTCSPLNILILIKTWEPNLQNYPMIGIRDDEFATAKKLITKEEVRAITLGKLQLQDDLVMWDIGAGSGSVSIEAANLMPNGRIFALEKNPQYLVFLKENLKKFAARNVMVVEAFAPDGLEELPDADRVFIGGSSGMLEEIIDAVDKRLKPDGFIVINAVTLDTLTKSVEFLEDHGYTVEVTCVNISKTRNLTEYKMFAAHNPVYVIAAWKGEE, encoded by the coding sequence ATGCCACAACAAAAGATCTATCTTGTCGGCGCGGGAATCGAGGGATGGGAAGGTTTCGGGAAGCAGGCGCTCGAAGTGATCGAAGGCGCCCAGGTCCTGATCGGGCACAAGCGGCTTTTGGACATCTTCCCCGAATTCAAAGGTGAGAAGCGCCTCCTGGACGACCTTTCCATCACGCTCGAATACCTGAAGACCACCGACAAGAGGGCCGTAGTCTTAGGTTCCGGCGACCCCAACTTCTTCGGGATCGCACGTTTCCTGTTGCGCAACCTCCCCAAGGACCGGGTCGAGATCTATCCCAACGTCACCAGCGTCCAGTATGCCTTTGCACGCATCAAGGAACCCTGGGATGACGCCACCTTCGTCTCGGTGCACGGCCGCGGCATCAAGCCGGCGCTGGACCGCATCATCGCCTCCGAAAAAATCGCCATCCTCACCGACAGCGTCAACACCCCGGCGGTCCTTGCCCGCGAGTTGATCGCACGCGGCGCCGAAGGGTACGAGGCCTGGGTCTGCGAGGACCTGGGGCTTGCCTCCGAGAAGTTCACCAAGACCGACGTGAAGGGGCTCGCCGAGCTGACCTGCTCGCCGCTCAACATCCTGATCCTGATCAAGACCTGGGAACCGAACCTGCAGAACTACCCGATGATCGGCATCCGCGACGACGAGTTCGCCACCGCGAAGAAGCTGATCACCAAGGAGGAGGTCCGGGCCATTACGCTTGGCAAGTTGCAGTTGCAGGACGACCTGGTGATGTGGGACATCGGCGCCGGCAGCGGCTCCGTCTCCATCGAGGCGGCCAACCTGATGCCCAACGGGCGCATCTTCGCGCTGGAGAAAAACCCGCAGTACCTGGTCTTCTTGAAGGAGAACCTGAAGAAGTTCGCAGCGCGCAACGTGATGGTGGTCGAGGCCTTCGCGCCCGACGGGCTGGAGGAGCTTCCGGACGCGGACCGCGTCTTCATAGGGGGCTCCAGCGGCATGCTGGAGGAGATCATCGACGCGGTCGACAAGCGCCTGAAGCCGGACGGCTTCATCGTCATCAACGCGGTGACGCTCGATACGCTGACCAAGTCGGTGGAGTTTTTGGAGGACCACGGCTATACGGTCGAGGTAACCTGCGTCAACATCTCCAAGACCCGCAACCTCACCGAGTACAAGATGTTCGCCGCCCACAACCCGGTCTACGTGATCGCAGCCTGGAAAGGGGAGGAGTAG
- the cbiD gene encoding cobalt-precorrin-5B (C(1))-methyltransferase CbiD: MSGKELRYGFTTGACAAAAVKAAAQMLRDQGMVHEVELMLPCGIGASFQVHGGVLRDNTASCYVVKDAGDDPDVTNGAEIHVTASIEFFTKNRIVIEGGTGIGRVTKPGLAVPVGEWAINPVPRSMILEVVKEVFALRCIPATLTFNISIPNGEELAKKTLNERLGIVGGLSILGTTGIVKPISAKAWTDTVDASVDVALACGARTVVLATGRSSEIVAQKHLALSEEAFVMMGDHFGYAMRSCASKEVPEVVVAGQFAKLVKIACGHEQTHVTSSQMDLDALAWWLREVPATAHLEQMAREANTARHLLEASGYNQAVIELVCSRVLKVCAEVAPWVKMRVMLAGYHGELLYFTP; the protein is encoded by the coding sequence ATGAGCGGGAAAGAACTCAGATACGGTTTCACCACCGGTGCATGTGCCGCTGCCGCCGTCAAGGCGGCCGCCCAGATGCTGCGGGACCAGGGAATGGTTCACGAGGTTGAACTGATGCTTCCCTGCGGCATCGGAGCGAGCTTCCAGGTCCACGGGGGGGTGCTGCGCGACAACACGGCTTCGTGTTACGTCGTGAAGGATGCCGGGGACGACCCGGACGTCACCAACGGGGCCGAGATCCACGTCACCGCCAGCATCGAGTTCTTCACCAAGAACCGGATCGTGATCGAGGGGGGGACCGGCATAGGCCGAGTCACCAAGCCCGGGCTCGCGGTCCCGGTGGGCGAGTGGGCGATAAATCCTGTACCTCGCAGCATGATCCTTGAAGTGGTGAAGGAGGTCTTCGCGTTGCGCTGCATTCCGGCGACGCTCACCTTCAACATCAGCATCCCCAACGGGGAGGAACTGGCGAAGAAGACCCTCAACGAGCGGCTGGGGATCGTCGGCGGGCTCTCCATCCTCGGGACCACCGGGATCGTCAAACCGATCTCGGCGAAGGCCTGGACCGACACGGTGGACGCCTCGGTCGACGTAGCTTTGGCCTGCGGCGCGCGCACCGTCGTCCTTGCCACCGGGAGGAGTTCCGAGATCGTGGCGCAGAAGCACCTCGCCCTGAGCGAGGAGGCCTTCGTCATGATGGGGGATCACTTCGGCTACGCGATGAGGAGTTGCGCCAGCAAAGAGGTTCCGGAAGTCGTGGTCGCCGGGCAGTTCGCCAAGCTGGTGAAGATCGCCTGCGGTCACGAGCAGACCCACGTGACCTCGTCCCAGATGGACCTGGATGCGCTGGCCTGGTGGCTGAGGGAAGTGCCTGCCACGGCGCACCTGGAGCAGATGGCGCGCGAGGCGAACACCGCACGCCACCTGCTTGAGGCATCGGGGTACAACCAGGCCGTCATCGAACTGGTCTGCTCCCGTGTGCTCAAGGTCTGCGCCGAAGTGGCGCCCTGGGTGAAGATGCGGGTGATGCTGGCGGGATACCACGGCGAGCTTTTGTACTTCACCCCGTAG
- a CDS encoding M16 family metallopeptidase: MLSCTKKVLPNGLRLVSVEMPHLHSAEIAIYIKAGGRNDTPGKAGISHFLEHMLFRGSSEFATSLELEIAFEAIGGSVNAATDEETTCYFSRVHPDQVPEGIRLFSSMLLAPTLEGIEIEKRIITEEALEDINERGEETNTSNLCSKLLWPGHPLGTPTIGYLESIKGFTEEDLRGYLQDHYVPENAVIVAAGRHDAQTFFASCEKHFAGWSGAKPPLPAPVHELQEEPRSVFVKDSDSQVNLQIAFRGFARYDNRIMALRLMRRILCGGGSSRLHLSLREKLGIVYSVDASLSAYEETGAFAIELATAPENLVLAVSEVLHEVKSLAFEEVGDAELSRVKEGYFYDLEYSSDSTYEMQVRYGWGELMTLVRTIDEDRAEVASIAPAQIRETARVLFDPSNLTLAAVGPWKAPSRKVVEKLIGEYRKGWAKA, from the coding sequence ATGCTCAGTTGCACCAAGAAGGTTCTCCCCAATGGATTGCGCCTCGTCTCCGTCGAGATGCCGCATCTGCACAGCGCGGAGATCGCCATCTACATCAAGGCCGGCGGCCGCAACGACACCCCTGGCAAAGCTGGCATCTCACACTTTCTGGAGCACATGCTGTTTCGCGGCTCCAGCGAATTCGCCACCAGTCTTGAGCTCGAAATCGCCTTCGAGGCGATTGGCGGCAGCGTCAACGCGGCTACCGACGAAGAGACCACCTGCTACTTCTCCAGGGTCCATCCGGACCAGGTCCCGGAAGGGATCCGGCTTTTTTCCTCCATGCTCCTTGCTCCTACGCTCGAGGGTATCGAGATCGAAAAGCGGATCATCACCGAGGAGGCGCTTGAGGACATCAACGAGCGCGGCGAGGAGACCAACACCAGCAACCTCTGCTCGAAGCTCCTTTGGCCCGGGCACCCGCTGGGGACTCCGACCATAGGGTACCTGGAGAGCATCAAGGGTTTCACCGAGGAGGACCTGCGGGGGTACCTCCAGGATCATTACGTGCCGGAAAACGCGGTGATAGTCGCCGCGGGAAGGCATGACGCGCAAACCTTCTTCGCCTCCTGCGAAAAGCACTTCGCCGGCTGGTCCGGCGCGAAGCCCCCGCTACCGGCGCCGGTGCACGAGCTGCAGGAAGAGCCCCGTTCGGTCTTCGTCAAGGATTCGGACAGCCAGGTGAACCTGCAGATAGCCTTCCGCGGCTTCGCCAGGTACGACAACCGGATCATGGCGCTGCGGCTGATGCGCCGCATCCTCTGCGGCGGGGGAAGCTCCAGGCTGCATCTTTCCCTCAGGGAAAAACTGGGGATCGTCTACTCGGTCGATGCCTCCCTTTCCGCCTACGAGGAAACAGGCGCCTTCGCCATCGAGCTTGCCACCGCGCCGGAGAACCTGGTGCTGGCGGTCTCCGAGGTGCTGCACGAGGTGAAGAGCCTCGCTTTCGAGGAGGTCGGGGACGCGGAACTCTCCAGGGTGAAGGAAGGTTACTTCTACGACCTGGAGTACAGCTCCGATTCCACCTACGAGATGCAGGTACGCTACGGCTGGGGAGAGCTGATGACCCTGGTGCGTACCATAGACGAGGACCGGGCCGAGGTGGCCTCGATCGCACCGGCGCAGATAAGGGAAACGGCCCGGGTGCTTTTCGATCCCAGTAACCTGACCCTTGCCGCCGTCGGCCCCTGGAAGGCCCCCTCCAGGAAGGTAGTGGAGAAGCTGATTGGGGAGTACCGCAAAGGGTGGGCAAAGGCTTGA
- a CDS encoding endonuclease domain-containing protein, whose protein sequence is MDGSQHLQKEHGKQDAARDLFLQEQGVMVLRFDDRQVLLETAAVLEEIFRICQQRANPP, encoded by the coding sequence GTGGATGGTAGCCAGCACCTTCAGAAGGAGCATGGCAAACAGGATGCGGCGCGCGATTTGTTTCTTCAAGAACAGGGGGTGATGGTTCTTAGATTTGACGACCGACAGGTATTATTGGAAACGGCAGCGGTTCTGGAAGAGATATTTCGGATTTGCCAACAAAGAGCAAATCCCCCCTGA
- a CDS encoding YqaA family protein, translating to MQDWLVNYGLYSLFILSFLASTLLPLGSEWMVVTMLLAGEKAWAVVAVATAGNYLGALSTYWIGLYGGDFLKRRVLRMDDASTQKAERFYHRFGSISLLFSFLPVIGDPLCLVGGVLKISFVRFTLLVASGKLARYAAVAWLTLKGAAL from the coding sequence ATGCAAGACTGGCTGGTCAACTACGGGCTCTATTCCCTGTTTATACTGAGCTTTCTCGCCTCCACGCTTTTGCCGCTGGGTTCGGAGTGGATGGTGGTGACGATGCTTCTGGCGGGGGAAAAGGCCTGGGCCGTCGTCGCAGTTGCCACCGCGGGAAATTACCTGGGAGCGCTCAGCACCTACTGGATCGGGCTCTACGGCGGGGATTTCCTCAAGCGGCGCGTGCTCCGCATGGACGACGCCAGCACCCAAAAGGCCGAGAGGTTCTACCATCGCTTCGGTTCCATTTCCCTTCTATTCAGCTTTTTGCCTGTGATAGGCGATCCGCTCTGCCTGGTCGGGGGCGTGTTAAAGATAAGCTTCGTCCGCTTCACCCTCTTGGTTGCCTCCGGCAAGCTGGCCCGCTACGCGGCGGTTGCCTGGCTCACCCTGAAGGGGGCGGCACTCTGA
- a CDS encoding sirohydrochlorin chelatase, with the protein MSTALLIMAHGSRIAEANDAVHEIAALVQRMTKFDIVEVSFREQHLPNIQQGVDACVAKGAQRILLVPYFLYMGAHVLEDLPEELDQARKRHPGIEMVLGKHLGVHDKLAEVVVERIAETLTEERWH; encoded by the coding sequence ATGAGCACAGCTTTACTGATCATGGCGCACGGCAGCAGGATCGCCGAGGCAAACGACGCGGTACACGAGATAGCGGCACTGGTGCAGAGAATGACCAAGTTCGACATCGTCGAGGTCTCTTTTCGGGAGCAGCATCTCCCGAACATACAGCAGGGTGTGGACGCCTGCGTGGCAAAGGGGGCGCAGCGCATTCTCCTGGTGCCGTATTTCCTCTATATGGGGGCCCACGTCCTTGAGGACCTCCCCGAGGAGCTGGACCAGGCGAGAAAGCGCCACCCCGGCATCGAGATGGTCCTGGGCAAGCACCTGGGCGTGCACGACAAGCTGGCCGAAGTCGTAGTGGAAAGGATCGCCGAGACCCTGACCGAGGAGAGGTGGCACTGA